AATCAAATGCAGTTAGGTGTGTAGATCACCCCACAAGAACCCACAGCTATTAAAGTTGCCACAAGGATCTTCTGAACTGTTAAAACCTAATGTTGTGCTATCAATCTGATATACCTTCAATATCAGTAACTGACAGAAATTTCTCACCATGATCCTAATTTTggcatcaaaaatattaatttgtaggtcagaaatcataaaacaaataattccatGTTACTTTGTTAATTTATGAGATAGAAAACATACAGTCCTTAATTCTAAAAAAGCCATTTAATAACTTATCCCAATTACTCTtccaggaaggagaagagagagggtgTTTGGAATTTCATTAGAACACAATGTttagaacaataaaaaaacatctggaaagaaaaatcaagggCCAATAAATACTCAATCTACATGAAATACaggaaaataggagaaaacaCTGAAACTCTTTTACTATGCCATGGAGATACATGGTAGCCCATGACCACTTCCTAGATTACTCTTTGGATACTTCATTCAATTGGCTTTAATTGCTTATAAAGTGTGTAACACGATTCGGGAGGATTTGTCTTTAATCTAGCTCTGAAAGAAGAACGAGTAGATATAAACTCCAATCACAGGCGACTGTCAATCATTAGAGCGATTAAGAAGTTTCTAGTCTTCAAAATCTTTCACCCAAATCACCTGCTAACCTTTGGATCCAGGTTTCAGACTTGCAAACACTTTGGGGTTCTTAAGGGCAAGTGAGAGctcattgaggaaggaaataaagtgtGAGTCTCTCTCAGATTTCTTTGACTCAAAAATGACAACAATGGTAAAGTGGGGTTCTGGGCGGGTGAGGAAGTAGGTGCTCTGCACTTTGTCATCATAGAAGTGGACCACTTTCTCCAAGCTGTTCAGGTCAGAAGTGCGGTCCGTCATGATCATGATGACATTGGGCCAGTGCATGACAGGCCTGTCGCTGGGCAGAGATACCACGGCTGGATACTGGTCCACGCCCTTAGGGGCCTCTCTGTAGGAATGTGGGTGGTGATAGCCATGACCTTGAAAGCTCTCAGAACCTCGGTTGTCAAAAATTAAGGACACATTGGCAGCGTCGTATTTCCTGATGAAGCTGGAAATCTTTCCAAAAAGGTCCGGGTTAGCTTTTGCAGTCAACGTTTTCATTTCTGAAGCAGTCGTCTGTCGGCTCAGTGCCTCGTGAAAGTAAAAGCTAAATTTGGCAAGGAGCATGTTTTTGAGTTTCATCAGCCAAAGGAAAAGGTGTGGGGGCTGCACGGCCTTCTGAGACTGCCCTCCAAACAGATGTTTCTTGGTCTCCCGCTGCTTCTCAAAGATCTGGCCCCAGGTCTGCAGCTTGGTGTGAGCACTGTGTAAGTTAACCAGAGACGGCAGGAACTTCCACTCGGAGACCTGGGCCTGGGCCTTCAGGAGATGACTCAGGACATCGACCTCCAGCTGGAAACCGCTTTCCAAAGGACTGAGGATTGGATGGTGAAATCTAGAGGGGGAGGGGAATTAATAGAGATAAGTGGAAATGTTTCTCCACTTGTAACACTGATGTTTTCTACCCTCAAAGAAACAGTAAGGCCAGACAAATAATATTACACTTgagggcagggaaaggaaagatgaaagaattccatgttgatttatttaaaaattctaatataacTTCACCAGTTCAGAACTATGTCAACATTATATTCTCCTATGGAAACAGTctggtgtttaaaaaaaaaaaaaaatgaaagtggctACCTTCCTTCCAACAACAGAAAAGTTGTTAGCtatagttcattttatttattctgggaATTGCATGACTAACATAATCATCAAAACAAGGCATCCTCTTTTCAGTGGGGTCCTAAAGAggcagaagttaaaaaaaaaaggtcactaaAACATCTGTTGAGtgtgtatatactatatacatgagtatatataatatatacacactcatTTAATGTTCACAGTGTATCTATGAGGTATTTATAATTAaacctatttcacagatgaaagtACAGACTATAAACTTATATGAAAAacaatagataataaatatttattaaagaaataaagcatttaCCAGATAGCGTAGTTCAATCCTAGCCCCcaaattccttttatatttaatcatgattaaaaacaaaatggtgGCTTAATATGAAATAGctgggctgagcatggtggctaaagtctgtaatcccagtattttgggaagctgaggggggagaattgtttgaggccaagagtttgagaccagcctgctcAACATAGAGAGACCTGTCTttacaaaacaagcaaacaaataaacaaatgtaaacaaacaaataaagcacTTAGTCCAACACGGTaatgcatgcccatagtcccagctacttgggaggctgaggtgggaggatcacttgagcccaggacttcaagggtacagtgagctatgattaggtTACTACACTCCAGTtagagcaatagagtgagaccctgttgaaagaaaggaaagaaagaaaaggaaaaggaaaggaaggaaggaagagagggcaaGCTACCACTTGAATCCTTTTCCATTTATcttagaaaaaaacccaaaatccaTAAAAAGGCCTACAAGGCATTGAATAATCTGGTCCTTTCTCAACTTGAGCCACACTCCTACTATTTTGACTTTCTCCAGatattaaggaaataattgaaaatgcAATGATAGTACAGGAGGTCAAGATAATAGTGTGATTTCCCTTCCATTTGTCCTAGATACAagcgttttttgttttttgttttgagacagagtctcgctttgttgcccaggctagagtgagtgccgtggcgtcagcctagttcacagcaacctcaaactcctgggctcaagcaatcctactgcctcagtctcctgagtagctgggattacaggcatgtgccaccatgcgtagctgattttttctatatatattagttggccaattactttctttctatttatagtagagacgggtctcactcttgctcaggctggtttcgaactcctgccctcgagcaatccgcccgcctcagcctcccagactgctaggattacaggcatgagccaccgcaaccGGCCGACAAAAGCATTTTTAAGTTTCTGACTATGAGCTATAGTAAGAAATACACTTTATATTGTGACCaagtacatacacacaaatgaataagttttattttatttcatatttactcTTGCCCTATACAATGTACTCTTGATATTTtctactatatatatgtatttttttaaatcagataaatTTTATAAGCCATGGATTGCTCCCTGCTGTTTGTAAAACACTGTTCTACCTCACGTGTAAGGGTAATATTGAGGGGGAAGAGGACAAGATGTGGGACTGCCCTCTCCTCCAAGCACAGGGGGGAAAGCGCAACTGCAAAGGCCCTAGGCAAGTGAGAAACCTTGTTCATCAATATTGTACTTCTTCCTGACTCTTCAGGTCTCTTCTTTAGTCACGTCCTTAGAAAAGTCCACTCCCAAACTGGGTCAGGTCCCCCTATATAGAGAACACCTGTCTTCCACTTTAGTAGCTTGACCGTGTAATTTATCATGCAAGCTGAGACAGATGGCTGTCCAGCTTTAAGCTCCACCCTGAGCAGAAGTGCTGCCTAATCCCTTCACTCCTTTATCTCTAGAATACACGGCACAAgtagaaaaatcagtaaatgtggTGACCAACTATGCTAAGATTTGAATCCTAGTCTCTGCCTCATTGATTCTGTTGTTTCTGATCTGAACGAAGTTCTGTAACAACAGGATAGAGTGGCTAAGGAGAGCCCTTCTGTAGGGACTGCACAGAGCTTGCTTGCTCAGCTTTCCCTTCTGAGAATTGCCTAATACGTGCCAGGCCTGGTGCATGCTCCTTCATAAGAAACCTATATCCAAGGCCTTTACCACTCTTCCTAAAGATCCAAAGCACCTGCAGAGGCTGCAGAATCATCTTAGCAAGAGACCACATTTTAAAGGTAAAGGGAAGAACTTGCATTTACTAAGCATATCTTATGTTTCAGGCACTATGGCAGATGATTTACAGCCCTGAGCCCATTTAATTTAATCACGTCACTGTTAATGAGACAGACATTTCTCACACAGCTCTGTTTTGTCTCCTGGAGAATAGGAAACTACTGGTTATTAATtaaacaattaggaaaaaaatcatcacaaGTATGTCTTCTAAAAGGGGCTTTAAAAGGATCTATTTAAACACTAATTAAAGGGATTATGATTAAGACAGCCCACACTAAGTTGGACACTATAAGACAGAAACTGATCatgtgataaataaaatgtagttattCAGGTGAAAGTAAACACATTGTTTTCATCTATTACCCATATTTTATATCAATGTACTTCAAGATGGAAAGCGAAAGCACTGGTGAGGTTAAGTCTAATAATAAACTCAAAAAATCAGAAAGGTAATCAGATCTCAAATCTTCTAGCACATGTACTTAATTAATTTGGACTCTTCAAACATTACATGTTTTGGAAATAAACATTaagaaagttaaacacacacaaaaccccaTTATAGCAGAAATCTCAAAATCTTCAAATTGTAACAAAGGCTTCTACCACCTTAGCCTTTAGGCTCCTTGACACTTATGAGCATTAAGTACCACAATCTTCTACAATTATGGCTATCAGGAAAATCCGCCTAGGAACTATGCACACAGTAAGATTGGTAATCATATGAGATTGGAGAAAATTCTCCAATAACACTACTGTTATTTTTCTAGTGCTTTCCACTGGAAATCATCATATATTCCAATGCTTTCCTTAAGAGGACATGAATTCCCTGTACAAACCTTCAGAAAGAATTCTAAACAAGCTCTTCCATAACATATACTAAAAGTGTTTAAATTCTCaacatttattaaagataaatGTGAATGTCGAAGCTATTTTTCATCCTCAAGAAGAGCTAAAAATTTATGTTAATGTTAGTCTGCCAAGATTTAGAGATTAGTATTATGATGTATCATTTCCCTGTTTCTACTCTGCTGTGTGCCTCATAGCTATTCACAACTCGTATTACAGGAGGGTCTGTTAAATGGTTGTAATTCAAAAATATACACCTAAGCTATGACAGCAAGCTTGAAAGAGTCTGAACACAGAATATATTAAGAACTATTTGCAGGAAAcatctaaagaaagaaagaaagaaaaggaagaaggaagggaaggggaggggaggaaaagggagggaggaaggaagcaaggcTGCACAGAATAGacgaaaatataaaaacagacacatttgTATAATATTCTAATGAGACATAAAATTCCACTTCAGAAACACTACCTTTCTCCTTCACAAATCCACACCATGGAGTTATTTCCAAAAGCAGTATGCTGGTCTCATGTATGTGAGAAGTCAGAAgcccaattaaaaataagtatggctcccgcctgtaatcctagctctctaggaggccgaggcgggcggattcctcaaggtcaggagttcgaaaccagtctgagcaagagcaagaccccgtctctactataaatagaaagaaattaattggccaactaatatatatggaaaaaattagccgggcatggtggcgcatgcctgtagtcccagctacttgggaggctgaggcagtaggattgcttgagcccaggagtatgaggttgctgtgagctaggctgatgccacggcactcactctagcctgcacaacaaagtgagaccctgtctcaaaaaaaaaaaaaaaagtctatagcacaacaatgtgaatgtactaaatgccaaagaactatacacttaaaatggtaaattttatgtaatatatataacttttttaaaaagctgtaacaactttttatttaaaacaactaGTTTATTAGTTCTTAGAtaccagtattttattttattttattttattttatttatttattttttttttgagacagagtctcgctttcttgcctaggccagagtgagtgccatggcgtcagcctagctcacagcaacctcaaactcctgggctcaagcaatcctcctgcctcagcctcccgagtagctgggactacaggcacgagccaccatgcccggctgatttttatattatatatattagttggccaattaatttctttctatttttatggtagagacggggtctcgctcaggctggttttgaactcctgaccttgagcaatccgcccgcctcggcctcccagagtgctaggattacaggcgtgagccaccgcgcccagcctattttattttatttttttgagacagagtctcgctttgttgcccaggctagagtgagtgctgtggcgtcagcctagctcacagcaacctcaaactcctggcctcaagcaatcctcctgcctcagcctcccgagtagctgggacgataggcatgcgccaccaggcctggctaattttttctatatatattagttgaccaattaatttctttcgatggggtcttgctcttgctcaggctggttttgaactcctgccctcgagcaatccacccgcctcagcctcccagagttctaggattacaggcgtgagccaccccgtcTGCCCAGATACCAATAttgtaaagatataaaaaattagccagaggtTTGCCCTACTGGACCTTCCATGGTAGGAGGTATTTATAACAAAGTAGAAACTAATACATTTATAAtgaggaatatatttaaaataatagtttagaGGAAGGAACAATTCCTTTTGGTCAAAAGATTGTGGAAGCCTTAAAGGAGATGGCATTTGAATTGAACCACATGCTTGAAGGCAGGTAGGAACagctaaaaggtggaagcaacccaaatgcccactaacaaatgaatgaataaagaaaatgtgtggccgggtgtggtggctcatgcctgtaatcctagcactctgggaggccgaggcaggaggattgtttgagcgcaggagttcgaaacaagcctgagcaagagcgagaccccatctctattaaaaatagaaagaaattaattggccaaccaaaaatatatagaaaaaattagccaggcatggtggcacatgcctgtagtctcagctactcgggaggctgaggcaggaggatcgcttgagcccaggagtttgaggttgctgtgagctaggctgatgccacggcactctagcctgggcaacagagtgagcctctgtctcaaaaaaaaaaaaaaaaaaaaaggaaagaaataaaatgtgatatatacgtAAAATTGAATGTTATTTAGTCTTAAAAAAGAAGGCAATTCTGTCACAATGCGGATGAATATTGAGAACATtatagtaagtgaaataagcccatcacaaaatgacaaatactatatgattccacctatatgtggtatctaaagtagtcaaagtcatagaaacagaaaatagaatggtgatttccaggggccaggagagggggAATTGTTGCttaatgggtatagggtttcagttttacaagatgaaaaaattctaaagatCTCCTACACAAGAATGTGAATACATTTGATACTATATACTTAATAAgcatataaataagtatatataaaatatacttaatactTAACTATACATGTAAAAAAGGTTAAGATGGGCCAGGCAtagtagctcacatctgtaatcctagcactttgggagaccaaagtgagaggatcacttgagcccaggagttagagactagccagggtctctacaaaaagtagaaaaattagctgggcatgatgtcacatgcctgtagtcccagttactcaggaaggtaagtaaggcaggaagatcctttgagtccaggaatttgagattgcagtgagctatgatcacaaccattgcactcgagcctgggcagagtgagatcctgtctcaaaacaaaacaaaaaggttaagatggaaaatttcatgtttttgtttttaaccacaattttaaaaaggaagaaaaaaaagagtaaaaaaagaatAGGCAGGATTTAGCCATGTGAAGATAGGGACTTGATTTTCTGACCCCAATtctctcttttgcccaggctggagtacagtggtatgatcatagctcgctgcacaCCTTgaagtcctggactcaagcaagccccccgcctcagcctcccaggaccTGGGATTGTAGGCgcacactaccacacctggctaatttcttttatttttcctggagacagcgtctcactatgttgcccagactggtctcaaactgttggcctcaaacaatcctcctgccttggcctccaaaagtacTAAGAGTATAGGCAGCTGCCACTGTACCTAGCCTATCAACAACTCAAGTTCTACCTTTCCTCAAAAGTATTCAAGGAATACACTCTGACCTAATACAAGCTAAACTCATGTTTCTTCTCCTAAATGGCatacaataaaacttttatatataattaatcatattattaatacaattcaatttgctaataatTCAATTTGAAATGCATCACAAATGATTGTGATTCCTAAATAAGaatgtagaaataataataataatgtaataagtTTACCAAAAGAGGAAGCCTCTCCTCTTTTGAACATCTTTCTACTCTGAATACAACTagcttccagaagaaaacaaaatcatgcTTTCTATTCATCTCTCAAAGCAGATTGGACATTGCAATAACTCACATAGGATCTGCAACTCAAATCAAGGCCAGAGGAGTTGATATTATATTCATCATGCTTGTTAATTGTTTCAATACAAAAGCATTTCATCGTTTGAAAGATGATACCATTCACAACATTTTTTATAGCTGACATATATCAGCTATACTGGGGCAAACAAACATTCTCcagcccagggtgacagagcaaggccctatctcaaaaaaaaaaaaaaaaaaacccacaaaaaacagtTATAACACTACTTTTAAGGATTACTTCATCCTTAGTCTTTCACTATTACTAAGAGAAGTATCCATCCAACAGGGTATAACTATGTCCAAAGAATGCGCCCAATATGTACCCGATGATTAATTACTACGTATAAAACATAATACAGCTATTTCTCCTTCACAGTTAGTGCATCATAAATTTTCATAACAGTGTAGAAAAAAACTCTGAGCTTGTGTGGGATTGGGAGGGTTGCCCCCTTCTtactctccctccttcttccccccTACACTGACCTGGAGCTGTATTTCTTGAGGATAGTGTCCAAAAGGCCAACGAGCTCTTCAGCATTGATGAACTTCTGCGTGCTGAGGGTGTACATCTTCTCATAGAAGTCTGCGATCTCCATCCGAGCCTGAACAAAGAAGCAGAGCTGCTCTGACAGGTGGGAAAGGAGTTCTTCCACGTGGGGAGCAGTCCCACCCAGGGCACTCCGGCCAGTCACCACCTTCTTCAGCTCATTATGCAGGGAAGTATAGATGGTGCGGATGGAATCCTTCCTGCTGAAGAAAGACTGGCCCCCTGCCAGGCAAATGACATAAGCACATGACAAGTCAGAAAGAGAACCCAGAAGTACCAAACACCTCCTAGCCTCCCAAAGGAAAGAATCCAAACCCATCGAACTCAGTGAGTTTCCGTCTATCATATTCTGACTCCTATGATTGGGATATAATACTTTATGATTCATAATTTCATTGAGGACTAAGTTAAACAAATACCTGGTATAATTCACTAGTGTAGCAACAGACCTGTGTACAATTTGCTCACCCATGCACcaactcccccccaccccatgtcAAAGAGGACCCAGATTTACTTCAGAACATAATTAACCTAGCAAATGACTTCAACTGCATCTAAAAAGCCTTcctttcatataaatatatttaaaacaaaacagaacacccaaattatgaaatatttttgttattcctAGTAAATCAGAATTTTTCGTTTCTGCTTTAGAGTTACATCTTCCTTTAGATTTTATCATTTGAGCCATACTAGAAAatggcatatacacacatatataagaaAACAGACTACCAGGAtcctaggggaaaaaagaaaatcttgagaaGGCTAACACTATAGGTTATAATATAATAAGCACCCCCTTGTGAATTATTAAAACCAGGAACCAGTAATAAACAACTGCTGCTAGAATTTAGGGGTTCTAAAGGAAATCAGCAAAAATTAAGACCAAAAACATACTTTACACAGTCAAGATCAAATAGCATAACATCATTTACTTACTTCTGTATTTACACATGATCAACTATATGTCTAATTACAGAGCCAGCTTCATAGATGTTTTCTTAAACAATTCTGCACTCCACCAAAAGGCCAGAGGCAAGACAttaggagaataaaaaaaaataggacaggTTAAAACAATGgttcctaaaaatatataaaaatctcagaGATGGGTGGCAGTTTAAATTTTCTACTGAAAAGCCCAGAAtgctttaatgaattttttactAATATCGATGTTCTTATATTagggtttaaaaattatttttctttttttttcttttttgagacagagtctcactctcttgcccaggctggagtgccatggcgtcagcctagctcacagcaacatcaaactcctaggctcaagcgatcctcctgcctcagccttccaggtagctgagactacctGGTGTAGTCTCATGgtgtcatgcgccaccatgtccagctaattttttctatttttagtagagacgaggccttgctcttgctcaggttggtctcgaactcctgagctcaagcaatcctcccacctcggcctcccggagtgctaggattacaggcatgagccaccgcacccggccttatcTAATTATTTGTAAAACACCCTCTTAAATGAACCATTTCACAGTACTGACTTTTGTCATTGCTTGGTTTGTTTCAAGAAATGAAGCATATATCTCTTACTATTAGAGTGACCAATTTGTCCCAGTTTACTCAGGACTTTCCAGGTGTTAGCACTGGAAGTCTGGCTTCTTAGGAAACTCTTAGCCCAGGTTTTAAAACAAAGTtcccagccaggcacagtggctcacagttgtaatcccagcactttgggaggccaaggctggagtattccttgaggccaggaactcaagaccagcatgggcaacatagtgagacctcacccctacaaaaaaattttaaaatggccaggtgtgatggcatatgcctgtagtcccagcaactcaggaggctgaggcaggattgcttgaggccaggaatttgaggtcataatgagctatgattggccattgcactccagcgtgggagacagagcaagaccttgtctcttaaaaacaataaataagtaaataaataaaactgttccACATCTTGGAAACTGCTCAGGCCTCAGCAAATCTGAACAGTGGGTCTCAAAACTACTGGTACTTAAAAAGTGTTTTCTCCAATATACTGTCTAAACAGATTGAGTAGCTTGCACATTCTCTCTCCTACTAATGGCATCAAAACTATATGGTACAGGTGGACCAATCATGACACCAACATCCCATGTGGGACTACACCCTGCAGGCTCTGCCTTCCTCTCATCCCCATCGTTCAGTCTAGGTCTGCCGATTTCGTTGTGGGGCGGGTATGGAATAATAGGCCTCTGTGCCTACATCTAAAACAAAACCTCTTAGGTTAGGAGGGTAATAAGGCTATTCATGTAAAACCCAAAAGCTTTAGAAGTCTGAATGACTTGTTTTCAAATCCAAGTTCCCaaacttacaagctgtgtgatgTGCAAACTACTTAACAAATTTGAGTTTTGGCagttgttgtttttaacataaaCTAGTAACAGAGCtgctaagaaaacaaaatgaaataacatttggTATGTAATGTGCCTGGAACAAAGCATATATTCAATAATgctaattcctttctcttctatttataactgacatttaaaaggaaaaaaatctcaataatacATAATTGAGCTTCTAAAATTTTATGGCCAATTGAGATCTTTAAGTACTATAAAAAGAACAGCTATCTACTTAACAGATAGCTAAACGACCTCAACCATGTACTCACAATGATAAACAGGTGGTCTTGATGAAAATTTTAACTTTGCATTGAAAAAGGGATACTATCTGTCTCTAGgacttctggggaaaaaaaagtggacACCTACCTTCATCAGATTACCCTTATCTGGGGAAATGGAAGTACAACATAAATACAAAGAATACCTTTAAAAGCTTATCAATAAACACCAACCGGTATGTGAAACCAAGTAAAATGAAACTACTATAAGAGAGACCACCACATTTCTTTTAAACAGTTCTCTTTTCTCAAAGCTCTCAGGAACATAATCCTATCTGTTGACTGTCCTGGTTTGGAAAATCCAATGGGGACTGGCCTTCCTCCACGCTGGGAAACAAGGTATCAGATGCATCCAAATTCTCTTTTCAATattctgaatttataaaatatgattattttaaattatttctggaagGCCCTagttataaatattcattatttctcaAGATTTCAACAGTTTAcctcatttatgaaattttaattatggcAAAGGAGCATGTAAAACATCTTGGGCATTTTACTTGACTTCTTGCTAATGATAAGCTTTAAACATCAGTTCTCAAGTTAAGTCATTTTCTACTGTGCTAAATTTTAGCAACCAGAGGTTAAAGAAACTCTCCAGTAATGAAACAATAAAGGGGAGAAAAGTATGATGTTCTAAAATCCTCCATAGGCAGAGCCAGCATATTTAAATCACAGATCCTTTCCCAAACAGGTATTATTCTCCCTTCAAAGGAAAGGGAACACTCCAAGAGGAGGGCCCCACTTAAAGTTTTTCAGTAACTGGGCCAAGATAGGAACAGAATGCTCCCTGCCAGGTCTGTCCTTTGTCTAAAGGCCCCACTTGCATCTATAATCAAGATTCACTGCAAAAGGCCTCAGATAAACACCAGCCACAAGATTAAGGTCAAAAAGACTCAGTTTGAGGTCAAAAAGATTAAgttttttacttgaaatttgcaaagagggtagatcttaagtgttcttaccacaaaaaaaaggaatgaaagggagcaagaaaggaaggaaggaaaaatggtaactatatgaggtgatggatatattaatcaGCTTGATTGTGGTGTTCATTtaacaatgtatatgtatacaaaacATCAAGttatacaccataaatatatacaatttttatttgtcaattataccttaagaaagctgaaaaaaagactttttggaaccatgttttgaattttgtaaaagCATGCATaaacttgttttgctttttaaagaaaaccataTAAATGTACTAATTAGCAAAGTAGTTGGAGAATATGTGAATGTTTTGAACAGCAACACAAACgttctttttctaagtttttaaga
This Microcebus murinus isolate Inina chromosome 10, M.murinus_Inina_mat1.0, whole genome shotgun sequence DNA region includes the following protein-coding sequences:
- the KICS2 gene encoding KICSTOR subunit 2 isoform X1, coding for MGESIPLAAPVPVEQAVLETFFSHLGIFSYDKAKDNVEKEREANKSAGGSWLSLLAALAHLAAAEKVYHSLTYLGQKLGGQSFFSRKDSIRTIYTSLHNELKKVVTGRSALGGTAPHVEELLSHLSEQLCFFVQARMEIADFYEKMYTLSTQKFINAEELVGLLDTILKKYSSRFHHPILSPLESGFQLEVDVLSHLLKAQAQVSEWKFLPSLVNLHSAHTKLQTWGQIFEKQRETKKHLFGGQSQKAVQPPHLFLWLMKLKNMLLAKFSFYFHEALSRQTTASEMKTLTAKANPDLFGKISSFIRKYDAANVSLIFDNRGSESFQGHGYHHPHSYREAPKGVDQYPAVVSLPSDRPVMHWPNVIMIMTDRTSDLNSLEKVVHFYDDKVQSTYFLTRPEPHFTIVVIFESKKSERDSHFISFLNELSLALKNPKVFASLKPGSKG
- the KICS2 gene encoding KICSTOR subunit 2 isoform X2, which produces MGESIPLAAPVPVEQAVLETFFSHLGIFSYDKAKDNVEKEREANKSAGGSWLSLLAALAHLAAAEKVYHSLTYLGQKLGGQSFFSRKDSIRTIYTSLHNELKKVVTGRSALGGTAPHVEELLSHLSEQLCFFVQARMEIADFYEKMYTLSTQKFINAEELVGLLDTILKKYSSRFHHPILSPLESGFQLEVDVLSHLLKAQAQVSEWKFLPSLVNLHSAHTKLQTWGQIFEKQRETKKHLFGGQSQKAVQPPHLFLWLMKLKNMLLAKFSFYFHEALSRQTTASEMKTLTAKANPDLFGKISSFIRKYDAANVSLIFDNRGSESFQGHGYHHPHSYREAPKGVDQYPAVVSLPSDRPVMHWPNVIMIMTDRTSDLNSLEKVVHFYDDKVQSTYFLTRPEPHFTIVVIFESKKSERDSHFISFLNELSLALKNPKVFASLKPGSKASCYRCNYCMAFCLNYSKLLLRRK